CatctccccccccccccccttccTCTCTGCGCATGTGGGTGTCGTTGTGTTTGTTGTAATTACTTTCATATCTTTGTCTCAACTGCTATTTTTCAGGCCTTGCCACAATTTGGTCTTCAAACTCTGGTTAGAGTTTGTTCTGATTGTTATAATGATGCGTCTAGGTAATCTCTCGCATTTATGTTTTTTTCCTTTCTAAATTCAATGTTGAAGCTGGTTTACACTAAATAGAAAACAGATAAGTTATGAATTGACagtaatatatatttattatagaTTTATTAGAGTTGAATTCGAACCTAATTCCTGGTTGTTACTTACTTTGTCTCCTAAATAAGGATGTGGCTTAGAAAATATATGTAATTTTTGTTAGGCTTTTGAAATTTGAATGGATTGAAGTATTCAGTTGCGTAGTTTCTGGGATACCAACTTGTGCAACACCTCTTAAATGTGGGACAACTAAGCTCGGAAAAGATGTAAAATAAACTATAATCCGAagtttataaattaaaatttaaaatgaaaacaaaatatatttttttggaCACATCAAGGAAGGAGCTTGAGGCAGGTCTAATCAACAGTGATTATTTATGACTGGACTTGTAATATACAAGAATTGGGCAACTTGCTGAATAGTCAATGAACTGTTTGTTGGGGTTTTCCTACAGTCCTATTACTTATATATATGCCATTGTTGTGAAGTTTAAATACATGTAGTCAATCACCCTGGAATCTTCTTTAAGTACAAGTTTGGAGCACATGTTAATTTTTGAAGGGAACAATGAACATTATATTCCCTTCAAAGATGGCCCCCCTTGTGTAGATGCTTATTTCATCCCTGTTTTTACATCGCGATCATAATTTACATGCATGCCTCTTTGAAGCTTAATCATGTTCATAAAGGAAGTGGCACTTCCTTTCCTGTGTTGTCTCGTGTCCTGTTCTGTCTTCAATTTCAGTTATTTACTGCACTCTTTGCTACAAAATTTTAAGATTCTTACCCTCTCCCTTTACAGCTATACCGTATTATGTTAAAATAAAACTTAATCAGAATTCAAATGTTTGCGATTGTGTTTTTTTCGTAGATCTAAGAAAGATGATACCTCGCCTTCTTTAAGTGCTGTTAACAATGTCAGCGATTCAATTTCAAGATTAGATATCAGCACAGTTGCAGAGCCTGAAATCAAACTGCCTATCCATCAAATAGATGTTTCAAAATGCACTTGTGGAATGCCTTTATGCATTTGTGAAGCTCTAGTTCCAGCTCCGGCTGCAGTTCCACCTAGAGATATGGTCACTAAGCTTAACAATCATTCATGTCTTCTAGTTGCATCTCAAATTAACTCATTTCACTTATGAACTATATTTTTTAACTTGTAGAGGGGGGCCACTTCCAGTTCTACATTCCAGTCAAACACAAAGCCGAAAAAGTCTGACTCAAAGCCAAGGAGTAAAAGTTCTGCATCTAATAGCATGTAGGTTACATCTGGACTTATATTTTTAGTGCCATTTCGTGAATAATACAATCTATAGGGATCAACATGTGATGTCTCGATCATATTGCAGTTCCAATCACTACACTTGGTTTAAATGCGATAAGACATAATAGGAATGTTCATATCTTGAAATGCATGTGTATATAGATTTGCTTGTTGATCAGTTCACAACTCTTTTCCTTTAGCTTTTATGATTTCCTGCGAATATAAAGGCCCTCTGATAAAGAATGTACATGAAGTGCTCTTTTAATTAGTAGGTTCAATGATGAGGAACaagaaattaataaaaaaatttgtatattactccctccgtcccactggaTTCTTTACATACTATTTCCTCATGCTTGGACGTATCTTAAGACtactataaagtatagttctataatttatttttagacatttctttttctgtataaaagtttaaacattatatttttatttaaaagaaaaaaaatatttaaaattatttagggaaCCATGCTTTACAGGagtcttaaaatgcgtgccgaCCCCATCAAATATTACACATTATATAAAAAATTAGTAAGGTATCCTAGCTATATTAAGTAAGTTTCTTATTAGGAACATTATAGATTAGAGCAGAAGAATAAAAGGATTTGTTTCCTTTAATTTATTATGGTAGTAGATATAAACAATGATTTAGTTTTTTTTCATAGCCTAGTATTAGTTATATatataaactcttgtgatctcTTATTATCAGATAGAGATAAATATTATGATTATTTTTTGCATTAATTCGAGGATTTATTGGCAACTGCACATAGGTTTTGATTCACCCCTTCTTAGACCTCTGCTACATGATTCAGTTTCTACTGCTGTATTTACAATGATTCTGTTTCCGCACAGTCACGTGTGAGCAACACAAGCATAGATATATAAAATTGTATGGTGTTTTCTTGACAACACAATGACTCCCTTTTTGTTGACTGCACAATTTGGATTTCAGTCTTGGTCCTGCAAGCAACAGTAGCTCAAATAGCTTGGAATCAAATAAAGTTTATGAAGTTAATGGAGAGGTATAGAAGTTTATGTATTATCTTAGGATAGATACTAGTTGGACTATGTTTGAAGGTGCGAATAAGCATGGCTACTGAAATACTAATACTTGGGAAGTTGTTTACTTGAACTGTTTCTTAGGGCTTAAGAGAGGCTATAAAGAATGGTGACACATTTTCTGTCAGGAAACTTCTAAGTGAGGTATTTGAATTACCATCTCTGTTGTACCTTCTAAACATGTCAATTGTTCTCCTTCTGACTGTTGGTTAATACAAGGGAGTGGATGCAAATTACCGAGACAAGCAAGGATTGTCTCTATTACATCTGGTACCTCTATCTCCCTCTTAATGTCAAGTGGAAATATGTATTAATTGCATGACTTAAACATCACATGACTAGTTTGTTGTATACAGGCTGCAGTTTTTAATCAGAGTGACATAGTTTTCATCCTCATGGACCATGGAGCAAGTATTGCGTGCAAGAACTCACAGGGTAACATCCTGACCTGAGATCTTTTGGAAGTGTTTGCTTGGATTACTCCGGTAATTCGAAGAGGCAGGGGGGGTGACTTTTAAATCAAGTAAACCAAAAAAGTAGTTTGTGAGAAGTTATTTAGGGTTCTGGATAAGAGCATGTCCAATGGTGTGCAATATCTTTATTATAGCGCCAAAAAAGAAAACATCAATCCGACGATGTGCTAAGTATTGTGCTAAAATAGTGCAATACTATAGTTTGTGCTACATATAGAACAAAATATAGCATTGTGCTATATTTGCCACCTCATTAAAAAGTCAAAAAGAGAAGCAAATAGATAAATGAGGTGCTTGAAAGTGTGGGGTATTTGGAAGGTAGTTAAATTTGTATTCAAAATTGTGAATTACTTGGAAGTTagttgaatttgaaaaacaattAGAACAATGCATTAGAGACGTGTTATTTTAGCACCAAAACCACTTTTTTGATGCTAAAATATATGCAGCAATAGCTCCATCTATTTTAGCACAACCATTGGTTTTGCTCTAAAAATTATGTGGTGAAAGTCTTATATTTGTCCTCATTTATTGTATAAGTATCTAACAGACCATTTTTTCAGGGGAAACACCACTGGATTGTGCTCCAGTTACCCTTCAAAacaagatgaagaagaagatcGAACAAGGGACGTAAACTTGAATTCAACTCTATATATGAACCCAAAACTTATTTGCCCCTTCCAAGGGGACTCAATATCTGGATAGCTATGCCAACATTGTGATGTCTGTTTATCGATAATGGAATAATTGCTAACAATAAAATAGTTTCTTTTATTTGCTTCCATTCAAAATTGTTTGTTCCTTTTTTTTGGAAAATTAAAATGTTTATTCCTTGCTAAACATTGGTTATGAATTGAGTAAAACTGCCCATCTTATTGTAAAAATGGGATGCAAAGTTAACAGAATTTAAAAATTAAACCAAAGTGACATGTTTGCAGGTGTACAAGAAGGAAATTGTCATGAATGTGGAGTCGGGGATGCAAAGGccaattttataaataatatttataattaacacTTTAATGCTCGGAAGTTACTCCTTCCGTCCctttcaattatttatatttttttagagagtgtccgacacgcattttaaggtgcatataaagtatagttttgtaatatttttttacaattatgtttttctgaataaaaattaaaacattcaacttttatttagaaaaagaaaattgtaaaaataagttacataactatactttttatgtaCGTTAAAATGAGTGCCGGACACTTTttcagaaatgtaaacaattggaagggacggAGGGAGAATTTGGTAAGAGAGAATATTGTTGCAcataaaataaaaaatgaataaatatATTTCTAGAGAGTACTTGTATTAAAACATGAACAAGCATATAATAAGTAACGATATAATTTTATGAGTAATTTCTTTAAATATATATTACTTATTAGTCCCGGTGGCTGCTGAATTAGACCAACAGAGTGTAATAAAAATTTACGATATTTAAAAGTTATGTATGTTGCACCAGTTTATATTTACAAATTTCATTTAAAAAATATACAGTTGCTTGTATTTTAAATCAAACAAAATATAAACAGACAACATTATAGATTCTTTATATTCATATTCCAACCAACATTTTACGATTTTAACATGCTAAAGTATCAAAGTATCATAACTGTATTTATGTCGGAGAAAGACACTATATTTGTATAATTGAGGCTACTTTAACTATTCAAAATTACATAACTCAAACTTTATCAAAGAAACCCTGCTTCTTGGTGTTTACCTGCAAGGTTGATGGTCTCCAAAATTTAAGTACATGTTAACTAAAAAATCCTGAAAACTAATTTTACTATTTGTTCTTCTAAAAAGGATATTTCATTATCTAGCTACAGAATTATCACCCCTTCCATTCGGCCTTGGCAGGCTCGAAACGTCATCCTGAAGAGTCTTCATCTGATGAATTCATTTGGAGGTGCTTCTTCCGGGATCTGTACAAGAATTACAAAACGGAAGTATTGCAGATTTGACATACTCCCTTGACTATTCATACATTGTTCACATTAATAGGCAAAAGTCTCTAGGATAGAGCTATCGATCATCCAATAATATAAATATGTTTTAGTATGGAGcatataaaaatttataaaacatGGATACTTTTTACAGTCTCTAAAGTCCAATTTCTTAGAGTAGGCTAAAGTAGAGACCAATTTCTTATAGTAAGCATAGTTTTAGCAAAATGGCTTTTACCTCTCCAGGATACCATTCCTCTTTTAACCAAATGCTATTATCCCCTCCATTACCTTTTGGCATTTCGGCTCTGCATGAAGAGAAACCAAATGATGAGTGAAGCTTACTAGTGATACAGTGTTTATCAGCAGTATCTGTGATTCATCTTGCATAACAATATGGAAGAACATTtcacacgggggggggggggggggggcttTAAGCCAAGTTCAACGTAGATAATAGAGATTTATACAAACTacaattttttattatttttagttttcaAATTTCGACCATGACATAAATCTAAAAGGTAAACAAAGATTGTATGAATAATTTGTATTTGTATAAGTTATAAAACCTCTCAATTCATTGTGGGGTGCACTTCACTAAAATActgaaaatgaaaaatataaacacATCACCATTAATTATAATTTAGTGCACCCATGGCCCACCACTTGGATTCGCCCATTAAAAAGCCAGACTTGCTGAAAGTTGAACAAGCAAACTAGCAAGCGAACCTATGTATTCGATTATAGAGACCTTGAGGACACACGAAGAAGAGTAAGATGGATCTTACATTATTAGATCATGTAATTTCCATAACTCAGAAGATACAGCCAGGTCCTAGTCTAACTAATCTTGTACGTTATTCTTATAGATGTTCTAACCAGTCATATAAAATTTAACAAAGCATAATGGAACACAGCATAAAACAGGATCACCGTCTCCAAAACAGACCCAAAAGCCTGACTCGGTTTGCCATTCTTCTATCCTCATTTAATGGATCTGAAGAAGGTTATATATGTAATGAGCTAATATTAATTTTGTTAACTACCTACCAGAACTTACATTACACTTTGGCTAGCATTTGATCCTGTCATTGCAAAAGATGCAGCATTCAACCCATTGGAGAATATAGAAGACTGACTATTAGCCAAATTGGTAACTGATGGCATAATTCCCGGTGTCGGGAATGTATTCCTTTCTGCAAATGTCCCAGTAGAGCTGATATTTGCTGCAATCGGAGGAAAGGACGCTCCTTGTGGCTGTGTTGGGGGTTGACTTCCAAATAAACCTGCATATTAAGTAGAATGTAAAATCACATGTTTAAATTTTGTCAACATTTTATTTCAGCAGTACCTTTACTTTCAGAAGTGATGTTGACTTTCCCTGGACCACTTGAAGGTTGAGCATTAAGTTGAAAAGGATTAGTTTGTGCCATAGCATTTGTAGGAGCACTGGGTCTGAAGAAAAGGATTCCAACAAGGGGCTCAAAAGTTAATAGAAAACCAAAGGATATAACTTAAAAGTCAAAGGATATAACTTAAAAGTCTAGATCAAAGAGCGTACTAAAAAGATCCTTACATCATTCTGAGCTGGCTGAAACTTGAGAATGCAGGAGGGTTACTATTTTGAGCTGCTGGAGAAAATACATTTGGACTGGATCCAGGAAATTGATTTTTGGTATCAAGTGTCGAGCGTGGTGGAAAAGTATTAGAATTTCGTAATAGGCCATCAAATTCAAGCAACTTGGCTTTCAGTAAGCTCCTTTCTTTTTCAACCTAAATTGAAATGAACTAGGTTATCTTGATAGCAAACATATCAACTGTCCTCATTGTGTATATCTTAACTAAAGCCCCATAGAGTCACACTCACACGGTCACACCTTAAACCGATTTCTATAAGCTACATTTAAACATACAGACCTACACTACATATGCTACCAATTATAACAATAATAATTAATAACAGGTTAAAATAATAACCCTTTAAATAGTCTATATTTATTAGTAAGAAGAGCAACAAATGATGAAAGAAATAATAGTGAAGACTGTAATGTACACTCTTACAATCATATTATATAAACAAACCAAGGTCTAGCCACAGCTACACATGACACAACAAGACCAATATATATACTATTCATACTTTTCAGTATAATTCAACCATGTGAATGAAGAGACAAATTAAAATTGAATGACTAGACAAATTAACATATATTTGTAAAGCAAATGCTTTTCTATATAAAAGGAATCAGTTTGAAGGATATTATACATGGTACACTAATGATGCTCCAATCCACAAAGggaagaaaaatataaaaaataggCTACACTCTTCTTCGATGTTCATCGATTCCAAATAATTAGATTTCTCCAAGGAAACTGTAGCTTTTTGAGGAGGAGAATGTGCTGAGCAGGTACAAATGGTGACATGCTTCAGTAAAGTCATCATACATAATAACTTATTTCTTTTTAATAATCGTGAGAAACGAGGAAGTCATCTTACTATTGACTGTACACTTAATCCACTTTTTGCATCTTCATATGCTAATGCCCGCAACTCTTCATAGCTGATATCGCCAACAATGTCGCATGGACCACTACACAAAAGGAAATTATAATGTATAATAGCTCAAACACTCAAACAAAATGAACTTACGATTAATATAAAGAATGaatataaaaacataaaactcgGTTAATGTATCTGCCATCATAAGTTCCGGGCGATACCAAAGTAAATCCGGAAAGCCTTagagataaaattttaaaaatagtatcgGGATGTATATGTTACTCGCAGTTCTAGAAAACCATAAAAATAGTATCGTGATACTTTAGTCAGTTCTTGATTTCTTGTCAGTTGTTCCACCGGTGTTAAACCTTTTTGTTTTTGGCAAGTATCAAAATGTTCTTTAATATTTGCCAAAACATTACTAAAACAATGATTCACTAAAGTTGAATTTCAGTCGAAAACTTTAACATTCAAGTGATTCTAATCTTAGAATACTAATTTGTATTCATAGGTAATCCACCACAATCAGCCAGGGATCTCCCGAAGTTTATTCCTTTCCGACTTAAAAAAACTTTTAAAAAACCAAGCATTAGAGTTCCTGCAAATAAAATAGATTTCCCTAATTTTTCAGAGCATGCAGTGACTTTGTCTAGGAATTTTAACTAACAATACGCTAAGAATGCTTAGGAGAGAGTAAAACATACTTTTTCACGTGCCCGTAGCATGTTAGGTTCCAAAGAGGCTTTTCTTTCTCAAAGTCCTCCTTCATTTGACGTTTGCATGATTCTGGATCTGTGCACCTTCAAGTGCATTATAAACATGAAAAATCAACTTAAATAAGATAAAATTAGGAAAGAAAGAGTAAATATATAGATTTCTGCCTCCTACCCAGTAATTTGTGAATTATTCATCAACTACTAGCACTTACTTATGTTCCGGTGCTGGATTTTGGTTAGCAGATTTCTGTGGTACACTGGAGGCAGCAGTAGGGATGGAGGTTGAGCGGGACCACTTGTTTTCAAATGGCTGGTCACACGAAAATCAAACACAACAAAAAAGTCATTAAACTTGTGGGATCAATAATTTGTTTTGCTTTAGTAGACAGTTTTGAGTGGCATGCCATCTGTCAATCACGATATATAGAAATAACtaattatttttttgtaaaaatgtAACAAACTATACACCTTGAACTGATTGGGTTTGGATCCAAAATCGTTAGCACCACTTGAGTGGGAGGTGTTCTGTACACCAAAGCCGAACGGATTAGGCTGGTGGTGGTGGTGCTGTTGAGTAGGATTCTGAGAGCCAAAACCAAAGGGGTTGGAAGGTTTGGAGTGTTGTTGTGGAGTGGCGTGAAGAAACTTGCAACGATCACCATAGTGACAGCTGGAAGAGCAAGAAAACACACTTAATAAACACTAGTGATATCCTTCCAGAAGCGTTGCAATCAATTTGTAGGAGGACAGGCTTTTGAAATAGGGAGTAAGATTAGTATTAAAAAGAACAAAGTAAAGATACACAAATACACAAGTGTGATAGTAGGTAGAAATGAGGGAGGGTTGTAATTTGAAGGGGCAAAATTAGGATGCATTAGAATAAAGCAAacaagaaagaaagaaaaaggggCTAATACAAGTAGAAAATAAATGAAGAGGCAAACTAACAAATCAAGGGAGAGAACCTTCCACGCTGGAAATTTCGGCAGGGTTCTCTTCTGGGAGGcatgttgttgttgttgttgttgtataaaTTGTCGTCGGCGTCTGAGAAATTTAACCACCGTTTGATTACTCAACTCTCCCTCCTCTCCGGTCTCCTGTGTCCTTCCTTCCTTCCGTTATTCTTTTCAGACCCCGAGACTTCATTATATGGGCCTAGGCAAGCCCAGTTTCAAGCGGTAAGTTTCTTCAACTCCATTTTTGGTCCCTGCTTAGTTCAGGCCCAAACTTTCAGCAGCGCTTCTTTTTACTAAAAAAAAAAACTTTTTGTTACTACAATTTAAACTCTTTAAATTAATACTGATGATAATATAGAATCAATACATGTGGCTTCTATTAAGAGAGAGTTGCCACATAAGCTCATAATAGGATATAAATAACTTATATCAGAATGACAGCTGGTTAGAATAATTAGATATAGCATCATGTATGTAATGTTTTTGTAGATTAGTATAAATATTCTTGTAACACGCTTACTTCATCATTAAGTCATTTCAATATATTCAGATCTATTCTCCAGATTAGTTCATCTATCATgtcttcttcatttcttcacaATACATAGTTTTACATACTTTTTTGTTCATCATGAACGTAATATGGTATCAGAGTATAGAGATTCAAAGCAAGAATTGCAAAATCGACGTGTTCTTGTTGTTTTCGCACCCCTTTTTAGCCACATATCAGGTTTAATCTTGTCCAGTTCCTATTTGGAAGGCTGCAATTTCTTAACTGCCGCAGTTTCTACTCCTGCTAATAGTTCATATTCATCATGTTTTTATGTACGGATTGTGTGCTTTTGGAGCTGTAAAATATTCAATTAGGTCAAAATCTGTGAGAATGAGATCTACACATCATACTAATAAGATTAGTTATGCAAATATGTTGACGAATAGTACTAATACTCATGGACAAACCTCTACTAGGGGTGAGCAAACAAAAACCGAAAAACTGAAACCGGACCGAAAAACCGCATCGAAAAAAACTGAAACCGAAAAAAATCGAGAATAACCGTAACTGATCCGAATCGATGGAACGGTTTGGTAACGGTTACAGTTTTATCCCTATAACTGAACCGTAAAACCGAACtgtttatataatataataaaattttaaataattttaaatagtACATTGTAAACTATACAGATTCTACTAAGATAGTGTATACATAagttaatatattttttttcttttgaatCTCAGCCTGCTGAATTAATTACACAGTTAATATCCACATCTTCATCACTGGTGTGTATATATGTTAACTCACTTCACTACGACTTAGTTGAACGCAGAAGGAATTAAATAGCTTGTTGCTCCTTGGAAGTGTGTTATCATCACTGCACAATCCAAACATGACACCGCGTAGTCTTAACCATGTAATTTTATGATAAAAATTATACCCCCGTAAATTTAAAAGTAATTACCTTTTATGTTATAATAATTTCAAGCTTATTATTgttgtatttttaaattaattaaacaCCGAAAAAATCGAAACCGAGTAATGGTTAACCGAACTGATAAAAAACGTTTCCAACGGT
The sequence above is drawn from the Apium graveolens cultivar Ventura chromosome 2, ASM990537v1, whole genome shotgun sequence genome and encodes:
- the LOC141708347 gene encoding uncharacterized protein LOC141708347, which translates into the protein MSSEPPPFQEASRCDVCKCSFNTFRRRHHCRCCGRTLCAEHSSSQMALPQFGLQTLVRVCSDCYNDASRSKKDDTSPSLSAVNNVSDSISRLDISTVAEPEIKLPIHQIDVSKCTCGMPLCICEALVPAPAAVPPRDMRGATSSSTFQSNTKPKKSDSKPRSKSSASNSILGPASNSSSNSLESNKVYEVNGEGLREAIKNGDTFSVRKLLSEGVDANYRDKQGLSLLHLAAVFNQSDIVFILMDHGASIACKNSQGETPLDCAPVTLQNKMKKKIEQGT
- the LOC141708348 gene encoding zinc finger CCCH domain-containing protein 46 translates to MPPRREPCRNFQRGSCHYGDRCKFLHATPQQHSKPSNPFGFGSQNPTQQHHHHQPNPFGFGVQNTSHSSGANDFGSKPNQFKPFENKWSRSTSIPTAASSVPQKSANQNPAPEHKCTDPESCKRQMKEDFEKEKPLWNLTCYGHVKNGPCDIVGDISYEELRALAYEDAKSGLSVQSIVEKERSLLKAKLLEFDGLLRNSNTFPPRSTLDTKNQFPGSSPNVFSPAAQNSNPPAFSSFSQLRMIPSAPTNAMAQTNPFQLNAQPSSGPGKVNITSESKGLFGSQPPTQPQGASFPPIAANISSTGTFAERNTFPTPGIMPSVTNLANSQSSIFSNGLNAASFAMTGSNASQSVIAEMPKGNGGDNSIWLKEEWYPGEIPEEAPPNEFIR